CCTGTCGGCCAGCGATCCGGACGGGGATGCCCTCCAGTACAGCATTGTCCAGGCCCCGGCCCACGGCGAGCTGTCGGGCACGGCGCCGGACTTGACCTACCGCCCGGCCGCCACCTTTGCCGGCGAGGACCGCTTCTCGTTCCAAGTTGCCGACGCGGGCCATACCAGCGAGCCGGCCTTCGTGATCGTCACCGGCCCGGACCTCCGGCCGCCGCCGGCACCGGTCCCGCCGCCGCAGCCCGAGCTGCAGGCAGCAACCACGGTCTATTCCCTCAAGAACACCGCCCAGCTCACCATCGACGGCCGCACCCTGTGGCGCCAGGCCAACAGTGGCTCGCCCGACCCGGGGCTCCGGATCGAGATCACCGGCAAGGCCGGCCATGGCCGGTTGAGCCAGCCAGCCCGTTTGGCCATCCGTTACCAGCCCAGCCAGGAGTTCGTGGGCACCGACCGCATCCAGTACCGGTTCCGCCTGGGCGACACGGTCTCGCAGCCAGGGCAGCTGTCCTTCAAGGTCACCCAGGGGGATCGGCCGCCCATGCTACGGCTGGCCCGACTGGATCCGGCGGGCTACCGGGTGGGCGACACCGTGCTCCTGGACGCCAGCAGCAGCCGGGACGAGAAGCGGGCCAGCCTGAGCTTCCAGTGGAGCCAACTGACCGGGATCCCGGTGCGGCTCAAGCCTGCCAACCCGGAGGGCTCGGCCGTAACCTTCCTGGTGCCGTCTTCGTTCACCACCATGCCGTACCCGTCTCTCGCCTTCAGGGTCACGATCACCGACGCCCTGGGCCACCAAGTCAGCCAACGGCTGGAGCTGCCGGTCCAAGCCGAGTCCCGGGAGAGCCGCCGCGCCGCCCTCTGGGGCCGGCCATAGACTGGATCCTGGGGGCCCGATCGCGGCCGTGACCGGCCAGCCCCTCCCGCCTGCCCGTTCCCCCAGCCGACGACGCCGGCCAGCCTGTCCTTGACCTTCCCCTCTTCGCTGGCACCGGCTGATCCCTGTTTCTCCCGCAGCCCGCCGGACCGGCCTGGATCGCGGCCCGGAGCGGTGGAGCCGAGCCCTTGTCTTGACGGCCCACCCGCGGCCAGGCTATCCAGAAAGCAGCCGGAGCAGGAAGGCCAGGAAGGGGGTGAGGCGATGGGCGAGCTGCAGCCCAGACGGCTGGGCAGCTATCTCCTGGACGGGCAGCTGTGCGACCAGGCGGCCGTGGAGCGGGCGGTGGCCCTGCAGCGGGATTTGGCTGCCCAGGGCCTCTACCGGCCCCTGGGCCAGATCATCGTCGAGGCCGGCATCCTGGCCATGACCGATCTCCTGGCGGTCCTGCGGCGGCAGGGCCTGGACCTTTTGGCCGCCACCCCCCTCTTTCAGCGCCTGCCGCCAGCTGCTCTCGCCCAGGTCGGCCCCTGGCTGGAGCACCGCCTCCTGCCCCCGAGGACCGTAGTCTTCCACGAGGGCGACCTGGGGGATGCATACTGCGTCGTGGTCTCCGGCCAGGTGCGGGTGCTGCGCCGCGCCGAGGATGGCGAGGTGACCCTGGCCATCCTCGGTCCTGGCCTGGGCTTCGGCGAGATCGCCCTGCTCACCGGCGAGCCTCGGGCGGCTACGGTCAGGAGCGAAACCGAGACCTGCCTCCTGGTTCTGCCCAAGATTGCCTTCGATCGGGTGGCTGCCCAGCACCCGGAGCTGGCAGCGGCCCTCACCCGGATCATGGGCGACTGGCTGGCCCAGGGCAACGTGCATCTGGTCCAGGCCGCAGCCACCGAGCGGGCCTATCAGCGCTTCATCGCCGAGCAGTCGGAAGAACCGGTCGCCGCCCTGGTGGGGGCGAGCCGGGTGCACGGCCGGCTGCAGCAGGCGGTCGCCGCTGCTGCCGCCGAAGAGGGACCGGTGCTGATCCTGGGCGAGACCGGCACCGAGAAGAAGGCCCTGGCCCTGCTGGTGCACCAGGCCAGCCGGCAACGGGAGCAGCCGTTTCTGGTGGTGGATGCGGCCGCGGTCAGCATCGGCCGGCTGCAGTCCACCCCCGGCGGCACCGACCCGTTCCGGACCGAGCTGGCCCAGGCCAGCACCCTGTTCGGCCACGAGGCCGGCGCCCTGCCGTTTGCCCGCAGCCGGCGACTGGGCCTGCTCCAGGTGGCGGCGGGCGGCGCGGTCTTTGTCGACAACATCGACCAGCTGGCAGCCGGAGTCCAGCAGCAGCTGGCGGACTGCCTCGAGAGCGGCCATTTCACCCCGCTGGGCGGCAGCCAGCCCGTGCCCAACACCGCCCGCATCCATGCCGGCAGCGCCGCCGATCTGGAGGCCATGGCTGCCGCCAGCCGGTTCGATCCCCGCCTGCTGGCCCTGCTTGCCCCCCGGACCTTGAGCCTGCCCCCTTTGCGCCGGCGCAAGAAGGACATCCCGGAGATGGTGGCCCGTCTGCTGGCGCGCTTCACCACCGGCCGGGGCCAGACGGTGACCGGCCTGGGCCGCGATGCCTACGAAAGGCTCATGGACTACGACTGGCCGGGCAACGTCGAAGAGCTGGAGGTGGTCATTCGGCGGGCGGTGCGGCTGGCGAAGGGACCGGAGCTGGCGGCTGCGGATATCCTCATCGGCTCCCTGCCCAGCGGCCAGCGGCCCCTGTGCAATTTGCTGCGCTGGCCGCCGGTGCGCCGCTTCTTCCACTCCCCGCTCTTTCCCTCGGTCCCGCAGGCGCTGGCCGCCGTCACCTTCCTGGCGATCTTTCTCCTGGGCCTATTCGGCAGCCAGCAGCCGGATGCCAACCCGGCCCTGATCCTGGTCTGGGGCCTCTGGGAGCCGGCCGTGGTCCTCACCATCCCCTTCGTGGCCCGGGCCTGGTGCGCGGTCTGCCCGGTGGGGGCGGGCAGCGGCATCATCAGCCGCCTGGCGGGCCGTGCCTTGCCGGTGCCGCCATTCCTGCGCCGGCATGGGCCGCTGGCGGCCGCTGTCGGCCTGGGCGCAGTCTTCTGGGTCGAGGCCGCAGCCCACCTGCTCGCTTCGCCCAGGGCCACCGCCCTTCTCATCCTGGCCATGGCCGGCCTGGCCGCGGTGGTAGCCCTGGCCTATCCCCGCCAGACCTGGTGTCGCTTTCTCTGCCCCCTGGGTCAGCTGGTAGGGGTGCTCGCCAGCTGCTCGGCAGTGGAGGTCCGGGCCAATCAGGGGATCTGCAACCACGACTGCGCCGGCCATGACTGCTACCTGGGCCGGGGCAGCCAGAAGGGCTGTCCGTTAGGCGAGGCGCCCTTTGCCCTGCACAGCAACCTCCACTGCATCCTGTGCGGCAACTGCATCCGGGTCTGCCCCAAGGGCTCGCCGGCGGTCAACCTGCGCCTGCCCGGCCAGGAGCTTATGAGCGGCCGCCGCCCCGAGACCGGTTTTGTGCTGGTGGCCGCCGCCCTCATGGCCAGCCAGCTCTTCCGGGGCCTGGCCATGACCGGGCTGGG
This portion of the Thermodesulfobacteriota bacterium genome encodes:
- a CDS encoding Ig-like domain-containing protein, encoding MPPTAWAPRRNGAGAGAPAAPGEDATQFLATEDKRGRTDIRRLGTWAKAHRRPLAAGLGGSTLALVLGVGLWWLFAGPSSPRPAEEPPVATSETESHGAPAPAPAVPPVNTPPVAAETMIRLAADGSAIRFALSASDPDGDALQYSIVQAPAHGELSGTAPDLTYRPAATFAGEDRFSFQVADAGHTSEPAFVIVTGPDLRPPPAPVPPPQPELQAATTVYSLKNTAQLTIDGRTLWRQANSGSPDPGLRIEITGKAGHGRLSQPARLAIRYQPSQEFVGTDRIQYRFRLGDTVSQPGQLSFKVTQGDRPPMLRLARLDPAGYRVGDTVLLDASSSRDEKRASLSFQWSQLTGIPVRLKPANPEGSAVTFLVPSSFTTMPYPSLAFRVTITDALGHQVSQRLELPVQAESRESRRAALWGRP
- a CDS encoding sigma 54-interacting transcriptional regulator; amino-acid sequence: MGELQPRRLGSYLLDGQLCDQAAVERAVALQRDLAAQGLYRPLGQIIVEAGILAMTDLLAVLRRQGLDLLAATPLFQRLPPAALAQVGPWLEHRLLPPRTVVFHEGDLGDAYCVVVSGQVRVLRRAEDGEVTLAILGPGLGFGEIALLTGEPRAATVRSETETCLLVLPKIAFDRVAAQHPELAAALTRIMGDWLAQGNVHLVQAAATERAYQRFIAEQSEEPVAALVGASRVHGRLQQAVAAAAAEEGPVLILGETGTEKKALALLVHQASRQREQPFLVVDAAAVSIGRLQSTPGGTDPFRTELAQASTLFGHEAGALPFARSRRLGLLQVAAGGAVFVDNIDQLAAGVQQQLADCLESGHFTPLGGSQPVPNTARIHAGSAADLEAMAAASRFDPRLLALLAPRTLSLPPLRRRKKDIPEMVARLLARFTTGRGQTVTGLGRDAYERLMDYDWPGNVEELEVVIRRAVRLAKGPELAAADILIGSLPSGQRPLCNLLRWPPVRRFFHSPLFPSVPQALAAVTFLAIFLLGLFGSQQPDANPALILVWGLWEPAVVLTIPFVARAWCAVCPVGAGSGIISRLAGRALPVPPFLRRHGPLAAAVGLGAVFWVEAAAHLLASPRATALLILAMAGLAAVVALAYPRQTWCRFLCPLGQLVGVLASCSAVEVRANQGICNHDCAGHDCYLGRGSQKGCPLGEAPFALHSNLHCILCGNCIRVCPKGSPAVNLRLPGQELMSGRRPETGFVLVAAALMASQLFRGLAMTGLGADLDGLGSWLVAGLGLGLCTLLVAAGLLAAGPLVFHDLDEGRRLAAGRLVTSLVPLAAAFEMGFHLERLLAMAGRLPSVAARSLGWPPGLPELVAGPVLVHVLQLGLVGAGALAAALLIPRTGLPPGAGPVPARSRWPAWLLGAAYAACFLLGSSY